One part of the Candidatus Bathyarchaeia archaeon genome encodes these proteins:
- a CDS encoding cobalamin biosynthesis protein, which produces MNGDALASLVQSKIPALGLSLLIDGMLGEPPMKLHLTALSGNMIEFLERRLNHGDWRRFKGSVAAVLTVLTFTLTILFLLTTLRVVSPILHLFFSAFVLKSTFAVKSMDQHIKPISKALQRGNLPEARGLLSRVSRRDASHLDERLISSGAVEAVAEGTVDGLISPLFFYFILGVPGAVMFRVVNTLDSMIGYRDERYGEFGWLSAKLDTILNFAPARFTSLLILLTGFKGLKRNLSFLMGNKRSTSSVNAGWPLAAMAARLKVKLEKKGHYIIGGEFKSPCWKDVDDALKVMKASAAWFVAVSLLIDLLIRKTEAFIGAESLVL; this is translated from the coding sequence TTGAACGGAGACGCGTTAGCCTCCCTCGTCCAGTCAAAAATCCCAGCACTGGGTTTATCGCTATTGATAGACGGCATGCTCGGGGAGCCTCCCATGAAGCTTCACCTGACAGCCCTTTCAGGCAATATGATCGAATTCCTCGAGCGGCGGCTCAACCACGGCGATTGGCGGCGGTTTAAAGGCTCCGTCGCTGCCGTGCTCACCGTGTTAACCTTCACCCTAACAATTTTATTCCTCTTGACGACCCTTCGCGTAGTTTCCCCTATCCTACATCTTTTCTTCTCGGCGTTTGTTCTCAAGTCCACATTCGCGGTTAAATCCATGGACCAACATATCAAACCGATTTCAAAGGCCCTGCAACGGGGGAACCTCCCAGAGGCTAGAGGGCTTTTAAGCCGAGTAAGCAGAAGGGATGCTTCCCATCTGGATGAGCGGCTCATCTCATCTGGGGCTGTGGAAGCGGTTGCCGAGGGAACAGTTGACGGCCTCATCTCACCCCTTTTCTTCTACTTTATCCTAGGCGTGCCAGGCGCCGTTATGTTCCGAGTCGTTAACACGTTGGACTCCATGATCGGATACAGAGATGAACGCTACGGGGAGTTCGGATGGCTTAGCGCGAAGCTGGACACGATTTTAAACTTCGCTCCAGCCCGGTTTACATCCCTGCTCATCCTGCTTACAGGGTTTAAAGGCTTAAAGAGAAACCTATCATTCCTCATGGGAAACAAACGCAGTACAAGCAGCGTGAACGCTGGTTGGCCTCTAGCCGCCATGGCGGCCCGGCTTAAAGTGAAGCTGGAGAAAAAAGGCCATTACATCATAGGGGGAGAATTTAAGAGCCCCTGTTGGAAAGACGTTGACGACGCTTTAAAGGTCATGAAGGCCTCAGCGGCCTGGTTTGTAGCTGTCTCGCTACTCATCGACCTTCTTATAAGGAAAACAGAGGCTTTCATCGGAGCTGAAAGTCTTGTCCTCTAA